One genomic region from Methanofollis sp. encodes:
- the thsA gene encoding thermosome subunit alpha has protein sequence MLAGQPVVILRDNIERTKGHEAQQSNILAAKAIAAAVRTTLGPRGMDKMLVSGSGDVTITNDGATILRELSVQHPGAKMMVEVAETQDDEVGDGTTTACILGGAFMEQAGTMLTKEIHPTIIALGYRKGMEKALEILNDLIITVTPEDREILLQIASTSMTGKSIESVKEKVAGIIVDAVQAVAEEKNGKTVIDEDDVAVTKEVGDSMDDAELVKGVVINKTRVADGMPRRVENAKVALLAQPLEITKTQVKSKIKISGSDQLTAFGEQERESLKKLADAIRDAGVNVIFCQKGIADAVQYYLAKYGIFAVEDVAEKDMKFAAKALNAVIVNKVQEISPEVIGTAGYVEQFEDADLVKIAECPNPKAVTILLRGSTQHLIDELERAVEDARRVVQDALEDGTFVVGGGSVEVEMMLRIRDYAASVGGRTQIALEAYAAAFEDIPKTLAENSGFDPIDKVVELKQAHTAGKKYAGLNVYTGEVVDMKAEKVFEPARVKKQAIMSATEMAAMLVRVDDMFVTVKKGPSGPVA, from the coding sequence ATGCTTGCCGGACAGCCAGTTGTCATATTACGAGATAACATCGAGCGTACCAAGGGGCACGAGGCGCAGCAGTCCAACATTCTTGCGGCAAAGGCGATCGCCGCCGCGGTACGGACGACGCTCGGCCCCCGGGGTATGGACAAAATGCTCGTCTCCGGAAGCGGGGATGTTACAATCACGAACGACGGAGCGACGATCCTGCGTGAGCTCTCGGTCCAGCACCCCGGCGCCAAGATGATGGTCGAGGTCGCCGAGACGCAGGACGACGAGGTCGGCGACGGCACCACCACCGCCTGCATCCTCGGCGGCGCCTTTATGGAGCAGGCCGGCACGATGCTCACGAAGGAGATCCACCCGACGATCATCGCCCTCGGCTACAGGAAGGGTATGGAGAAGGCGCTGGAGATCCTCAACGACCTGATCATCACGGTCACGCCCGAGGACCGCGAGATCCTCCTGCAGATCGCATCCACCTCGATGACCGGGAAGTCGATCGAGTCGGTGAAGGAGAAGGTCGCCGGGATCATCGTCGACGCCGTCCAGGCCGTTGCCGAGGAGAAGAACGGGAAGACCGTCATCGATGAGGACGATGTAGCCGTCACCAAGGAGGTCGGCGACTCGATGGACGACGCCGAACTCGTCAAGGGTGTCGTGATCAACAAGACGAGGGTCGCCGACGGTATGCCCCGCAGAGTCGAGAACGCGAAGGTCGCTCTCCTTGCCCAGCCCCTGGAGATCACGAAGACCCAGGTGAAGTCGAAGATCAAGATCTCCGGCAGCGACCAGCTCACCGCCTTTGGCGAACAGGAGCGCGAGAGCCTGAAGAAGCTCGCCGACGCGATCCGCGACGCCGGTGTCAACGTCATCTTCTGCCAGAAGGGGATCGCCGACGCCGTCCAGTATTACCTGGCGAAGTACGGCATCTTCGCTGTCGAGGACGTTGCGGAGAAGGACATGAAGTTCGCGGCAAAGGCCCTCAACGCCGTGATCGTGAACAAGGTCCAGGAGATCTCGCCAGAGGTCATCGGCACGGCCGGCTATGTCGAGCAGTTCGAGGACGCCGACCTGGTGAAGATCGCCGAGTGCCCGAACCCGAAGGCAGTCACCATCCTGCTGCGGGGCTCGACCCAGCACCTCATCGACGAACTCGAACGTGCGGTCGAGGACGCCCGCCGCGTTGTCCAGGACGCCCTTGAAGACGGGACCTTCGTCGTCGGCGGCGGCTCTGTCGAGGTCGAGATGATGCTGCGGATCCGCGACTACGCAGCAAGCGTCGGCGGCAGGACCCAGATCGCCCTCGAAGCCTATGCAGCGGCCTTCGAGGACATCCCGAAGACTCTCGCCGAGAACTCGGGCTTCGACCCGATCGACAAGGTCGTCGAACTCAAGCAGGCCCACACCGCCGGCAAAAAGTACGCTGGCCTCAATGTCTACACCGGCGAGGTCGTGGACATGAAGGCCGAGAAGGTCTTTGAGCCGGCACGGGTGAAGAAGCAGGCGATCATGTCCGCAACCGAGATGGCGGCAATGCTTGTCCGGGTCGACGACATGTTCGTCACCGTCAAGAAGGGCCCCTCAGGCCCTGTCGCCTGA